One genomic segment of Erysipelotrichaceae bacterium 66202529 includes these proteins:
- a CDS encoding ChbG/HpnK family deacetylase → MKLIIRADDFGFSEAVNYGVMKAYRGGLVKNIGLMSNMPYAEHAFHLIKDEDVALGLHVNLILGTPCARTEQIPSLVDKQGQLLSSRLRRNEMRKGIDGFVYEDTRREVEAQIERFISLCGKLPDYIDAHAVCTPTSEKAISDAADAYGIHIQGHKEDPRWEGIQKDFTNEDFYKLKLPFVEFFKSYLQYSSDRISLIVFHPGFVDYDVLCKSSLQINRCLDAAMLCEGEVKEFLNGHTLLSFKEL, encoded by the coding sequence ATGAAACTGATAATACGTGCTGATGATTTCGGCTTCAGTGAGGCAGTAAATTATGGTGTTATGAAAGCGTATCGCGGAGGACTTGTGAAAAACATAGGATTGATGAGCAATATGCCCTATGCAGAGCATGCCTTTCACTTGATAAAAGATGAGGATGTAGCTCTGGGTCTGCATGTGAATCTGATTTTGGGAACTCCCTGTGCAAGAACAGAGCAGATACCATCCCTTGTGGATAAACAGGGACAGCTTTTATCCTCCCGCTTAAGAAGAAATGAAATGCGCAAGGGCATTGACGGCTTTGTTTATGAGGATACCCGGCGTGAGGTGGAGGCACAGATTGAGCGATTTATCTCCCTGTGTGGAAAACTGCCGGATTATATTGATGCGCATGCGGTATGTACGCCGACATCTGAAAAAGCAATCAGTGATGCAGCGGATGCCTATGGTATTCATATACAGGGACATAAAGAGGATCCCCGCTGGGAAGGCATTCAGAAGGATTTTACAAATGAAGATTTTTATAAGCTGAAGCTTCCCTTTGTGGAATTTTTTAAATCCTATCTACAGTACAGCAGTGATCGGATCAGTCTAATCGTATTCCATCCCGGCTTTGTGGATTATGATGTCCTATGCAAATCGTCTTTGCAAATCAACCGCTGTCTGGATGCCGCTATGCTTTGTGAGGGGGAAGTAAAAGAATTTTTGAACGGACATACACTGTTGTCATTTAAGGAGCTGTAA
- a CDS encoding O-antigen ligase family protein gives MEKISAFLHRKLDNFTLDEYIIMFVVCSIFLPFEFPLLAIAGVLLYLCATGRMKGIIQAVPKSGFMIVFCILTSAVAFFSGNILGGVCGIGILLLMLFIFYFRTVINKRLFELLMDACCIISLFCFAWAMMEYCRIIDRLNYSFLQLKVENSPKDRINSTFFNANYYAMMIEFIVLICVYKMMQVKTMHRVIFYVVTIVCNLFALYLSGSRTAWIPFVVTIPFMFLINKRYGYFTASMAGIGGAGLLVLLEPKLMQRATIFQDFAKRSNIWETAIKGIQAHPLLGEGPLTYFHIYKQYHGHPTQHAHSVYLDPILSHGIIGVLLAGVYFAGNLKEVYLLFKRRIDLRLFSLICAFILTVLIHGILDYTVYWVQTGLLFLVVLSASSIYFHKEQPYTLQKED, from the coding sequence ATGGAGAAAATATCCGCTTTTCTGCACCGTAAACTCGATAACTTCACACTTGATGAGTATATTATTATGTTTGTCGTGTGTTCCATATTTCTGCCGTTTGAATTCCCATTGCTGGCGATTGCCGGTGTACTTCTCTACCTGTGTGCAACAGGAAGGATGAAGGGAATCATACAGGCTGTGCCAAAATCAGGATTCATGATTGTATTCTGTATTTTAACATCGGCGGTGGCTTTTTTCAGTGGCAACATACTGGGAGGAGTCTGCGGTATCGGTATCCTGCTGCTGATGCTGTTTATTTTCTATTTCCGTACAGTCATTAACAAGCGCTTATTTGAGCTGCTGATGGATGCATGCTGTATTATATCCTTATTCTGCTTTGCCTGGGCGATGATGGAATATTGCAGAATCATTGACCGTCTCAATTACAGCTTTCTTCAGTTGAAGGTGGAAAACAGTCCCAAGGACCGGATAAATTCTACATTTTTCAATGCTAATTACTATGCCATGATGATTGAATTCATCGTTTTGATTTGTGTTTATAAAATGATGCAGGTAAAAACAATGCATCGCGTCATATTTTATGTTGTGACTATCGTCTGTAATCTATTTGCCTTATATCTGAGCGGCTCAAGAACAGCTTGGATTCCTTTCGTTGTAACGATACCGTTTATGTTTCTTATAAATAAACGGTATGGCTATTTCACCGCATCCATGGCGGGAATCGGAGGTGCCGGTTTGCTCGTTCTGCTGGAGCCAAAGCTGATGCAGCGGGCTACCATTTTCCAGGATTTCGCAAAGCGCAGCAATATCTGGGAAACCGCAATTAAGGGAATACAGGCACATCCGCTTTTAGGAGAGGGACCATTAACCTATTTCCATATTTATAAGCAGTATCACGGACATCCGACACAGCATGCGCACAGTGTGTATCTGGATCCCATATTGAGTCATGGTATTATCGGTGTTCTTCTGGCTGGAGTTTATTTTGCAGGGAATTTAAAGGAAGTTTATCTGCTGTTCAAACGCCGGATCGATTTGCGGCTGTTTTCGCTGATATGTGCGTTTATCCTTACCGTACTGATTCACGGTATCCTGGATTATACCGTATACTGGGTACAAACCGGACTGCTGTTTCTGGTTGTATTATCGGCATCAAGTATTTATTTTCATAAAGAACAGCCTTATACATTACAAAAGGAAGACTGA
- the lepB gene encoding signal peptidase I has product MDQKEHKEETFQAVIDGTENIKPKKKKEEKKGLKYELLDLVKTFVICFVCIFLLTTFVIKPVRVDGRSMYPTLEDGEIGLMNVFSAKFQDIKRFDVVVVYNEEKDENWVKRVIGLPGDTIYAKDDVVYVNGLPLDEPYLNNSYAKQIRSHGNNFTEDFEKRTLKDDEYFLMGDNRVVSYDSRRVGTFKREDIRGKDVYVLFPFNKIKMVRNGGA; this is encoded by the coding sequence ATGGATCAAAAAGAACATAAGGAAGAAACGTTTCAGGCAGTGATTGATGGAACGGAAAACATAAAGCCGAAAAAGAAAAAGGAAGAGAAAAAAGGGCTAAAATATGAGCTGCTGGATCTTGTTAAGACATTTGTTATTTGCTTTGTCTGCATTTTCCTGCTGACGACCTTTGTCATCAAGCCGGTACGTGTGGATGGAAGAAGCATGTATCCTACGCTGGAGGATGGAGAAATTGGCCTCATGAATGTGTTCAGTGCAAAATTTCAGGACATTAAACGGTTTGATGTTGTCGTTGTTTATAATGAAGAAAAGGATGAAAACTGGGTAAAGCGCGTCATCGGCTTGCCGGGAGATACCATCTATGCAAAGGATGATGTGGTGTATGTAAACGGCCTGCCGCTCGATGAGCCGTATTTGAATAATTCCTATGCAAAACAGATTCGCAGTCACGGCAATAATTTTACAGAGGATTTTGAAAAGCGCACTCTGAAGGACGATGAATATTTCCTGATGGGGGATAATCGTGTTGTTTCCTATGATTCCCGTCGTGTTGGTACATTCAAGCGGGAGGATATTCGCGGTAAGGATGTGTATGTGCTGTTTCCATTTAATAAAATAAAAATGGTACGCAATGGAGGGGCATGA
- a CDS encoding diguanylate cyclase produces the protein MSEKDRFWNCLDNCRNILDSLPNPVIVTDMDKIVRYINKAARAIVPSPCENLLNQPCCNFNTPYCHTENCCIERFLRNEKGAIQYGPDDLINRVDISYLTDEEGNHIGYINVSTDVRELIEVQRQLKISQERYEIALQQARTALWEYDIKERTIQRIDAIHGQFSEIFPNEGIICDVPDSLIEQGIVYRDSIEEIESMYAQLKEGLKKVSGQLHMRNMKGEERWVEISCTTIYDETGRAIKAIGISKDITEQKQLEYSYRNERELQEAVSTGFLSVFEVNVTKNCVILIDKHAKGKLHKPLSEITYDEILEATLQKVHPDTQKRVHNAMNRNTLLTEYAKGARELTIEYQKLVNNTYRWINASVHLLKKEESSDLFARMFLKDIHSQKEKEARLQEEVQIDALTNTFNRKGFIDHVNTLLNHKPDIQCALMILDIDNFKEVNDTFGHLYGDAVLSETAKKIQQYCREDTLIGRLGGDEFIVFFPQLSNAEAIQHIAERLQQALMNTYTSGSHTVRTSISMGIAFYPVHGVTFTELYDKADTAMYHCKKNGKNKWSVYDEKMKRTQQIIERLEADPVNDTQLNKPFEGNIGEYIFRILYRRDKMDDTTIRTVLELVARHYGMQYFYVMDFDREGRTLYPLLIWGEQNQNLYAELKAEEQTAVLNFLASVHTETDQIWFIENREQDCFTRLPKEIMEKLHMQALAHMSVPVSIHHDVLIGFADLCERHSFSREERNDIRTVFEVIVTFLRDQRQRIQQKKYTDTLLSLLNNLGNSVYVINPHTYELIYFNQSLREVFCGIETGKICYRVFRCKDTPCSDCPIQKLSQNASSATADIFNAKLQAVIKTTAAYVEWYDHQKYVLLSCVDVTKYNR, from the coding sequence ATGTCTGAAAAAGATCGTTTCTGGAATTGTCTGGATAATTGCCGCAACATATTGGACTCTCTGCCAAATCCTGTGATTGTTACAGATATGGACAAAATTGTACGCTATATCAATAAAGCAGCAAGAGCGATCGTTCCCTCACCCTGTGAGAATTTACTGAACCAGCCCTGCTGTAATTTTAACACCCCCTATTGCCATACAGAGAACTGCTGTATTGAACGCTTTCTGCGCAATGAGAAGGGGGCCATACAATACGGGCCGGATGATCTCATAAACCGCGTGGATATCTCCTATCTCACGGATGAGGAGGGCAATCATATCGGCTATATCAATGTATCTACAGATGTGCGGGAGCTGATTGAGGTACAGCGACAGCTGAAGATCAGTCAGGAGCGCTATGAGATTGCATTGCAGCAGGCACGCACAGCCCTATGGGAATATGATATAAAGGAACGCACCATTCAGCGTATCGATGCAATACACGGACAGTTTTCCGAAATCTTTCCAAATGAAGGAATCATATGCGATGTTCCAGACTCTTTGATTGAACAGGGCATTGTCTACAGGGATTCCATCGAGGAAATCGAAAGCATGTATGCCCAGTTAAAGGAGGGCTTAAAAAAGGTTTCCGGACAGCTGCATATGCGCAATATGAAGGGGGAGGAGCGATGGGTTGAAATCAGCTGTACGACTATTTATGATGAAACGGGAAGAGCTATAAAAGCAATCGGCATATCAAAAGATATTACAGAACAGAAGCAGCTGGAATACAGTTACCGGAATGAGCGGGAGCTCCAGGAGGCAGTATCCACCGGATTCCTGAGTGTTTTTGAAGTAAATGTCACAAAGAACTGTGTCATCCTGATTGACAAGCATGCAAAGGGAAAGCTGCATAAGCCGTTATCTGAAATTACATATGATGAAATACTGGAGGCTACGCTGCAAAAGGTACATCCCGATACACAAAAACGGGTTCATAACGCAATGAACCGCAATACGCTGTTAACGGAATATGCAAAGGGTGCGCGTGAACTTACAATCGAATATCAAAAGCTTGTAAATAATACATACCGCTGGATCAACGCCTCTGTTCACCTATTAAAAAAAGAAGAAAGCAGTGATCTGTTTGCCCGTATGTTTCTTAAAGATATCCATTCACAGAAGGAAAAGGAAGCAAGGCTGCAGGAGGAGGTTCAGATTGATGCACTGACAAACACCTTTAACCGCAAGGGATTCATTGATCACGTCAATACGCTCCTGAATCATAAGCCGGATATACAGTGTGCACTCATGATTCTGGATATTGATAATTTCAAGGAGGTGAATGATACCTTCGGACACCTCTATGGAGATGCTGTGCTTTCAGAAACTGCTAAGAAAATACAGCAATATTGCCGTGAGGATACATTGATTGGACGTCTTGGCGGAGATGAATTCATTGTCTTTTTTCCACAGTTAAGCAATGCAGAAGCAATTCAGCATATCGCAGAACGCCTGCAGCAGGCGCTGATGAATACATATACCTCAGGCAGTCATACGGTACGCACGAGTATTTCCATGGGAATTGCCTTTTATCCGGTACATGGAGTAACCTTTACTGAGCTGTATGATAAAGCAGATACAGCGATGTATCACTGTAAAAAGAATGGAAAAAATAAGTGGTCTGTCTATGATGAGAAAATGAAGCGCACACAGCAGATCATAGAGCGGCTGGAAGCTGATCCTGTAAATGATACGCAACTGAACAAGCCGTTTGAAGGCAATATCGGTGAATATATTTTCCGTATTCTGTATCGCAGGGATAAGATGGACGATACGACCATCCGTACGGTGCTTGAGCTGGTCGCAAGGCATTACGGTATGCAGTATTTCTATGTTATGGATTTTGACAGAGAAGGCCGCACCCTGTATCCGCTTCTTATCTGGGGTGAGCAGAATCAAAATCTGTATGCGGAATTAAAGGCTGAGGAACAAACGGCTGTGTTGAATTTCCTTGCGTCTGTCCATACGGAAACCGATCAGATATGGTTCATAGAAAATCGGGAACAGGACTGCTTTACCCGACTGCCTAAAGAAATTATGGAGAAATTGCATATGCAGGCACTGGCACATATGAGTGTACCGGTATCTATTCACCACGATGTATTGATCGGCTTTGCGGACTTGTGTGAGAGGCATAGCTTCAGCCGTGAGGAAAGAAATGACATTCGGACAGTATTTGAAGTTATCGTTACCTTCCTGCGTGATCAAAGGCAGCGCATACAGCAGAAAAAATATACGGATACGCTGCTCTCTCTATTAAACAATCTGGGTAATTCCGTATATGTTATCAATCCGCATACCTATGAGCTGATTTACTTCAATCAGAGTCTTCGTGAGGTATTTTGCGGCATTGAAACAGGAAAGATATGCTATCGGGTCTTTCGCTGCAAGGACACCCCATGCAGTGACTGTCCGATACAAAAGCTATCCCAGAATGCTTCATCCGCCACAGCTGATATTTTCAATGCAAAGCTGCAGGCTGTTATCAAAACCACGGCTGCCTATGTGGAATGGTACGATCATCAGAAATATGTACTCCTATCCTGTGTGGATGTTACAAAATACAACCGCTGA
- a CDS encoding RNA polymerase subunit sigma-54 gives MEHKFIYTQKLSQTLQLSQTMKNSLDILKMSKQDLLEYIKALAERNPVIEYTPSADMHQLLQETVSMKQTLKDDLYMQLHTCRSAFNETVCSYLIESLDENGFLTASVHEYAQLLQTQETVIQKSLQLLQSFEPCGVAAEGCRDSIRVQLLRKGKHAAEKIFTQYAKEIIHKDYKAIAAACHLSLEQVYACLKEIQECQPYPCSSYGAECPPPALPDFEIQAQDGEIEIIPKQLGHFQIEDELLVMKEEMKELREYFDEAYYFIDHLHKRNRTLLMMVNELVHIQRNHFLYMDELQPCTLMDIAKKTGFHESTVSRTLSNKYYVFQNEIYAVKDLFVSATKEGSSKDSILKAIQKLVDTEDKHCPYRDQDLVVMLEELDLYVSRRGIAKYRSILHIPGSKERKQK, from the coding sequence TTGGAGCATAAATTTATTTATACACAAAAGCTGTCACAGACCCTGCAGTTATCACAGACTATGAAAAACTCACTGGATATTTTAAAAATGAGTAAGCAGGATTTGCTGGAGTACATAAAGGCACTGGCAGAGCGGAATCCGGTGATTGAATACACACCGTCTGCGGATATGCATCAGCTCCTGCAGGAAACGGTTTCCATGAAACAAACGCTCAAAGACGATTTGTATATGCAGCTGCATACCTGCCGTTCTGCTTTTAACGAGACTGTCTGCAGTTATCTGATTGAATCCCTCGATGAGAATGGATTCCTCACGGCCTCGGTACATGAATATGCTCAGCTCCTGCAAACACAGGAAACTGTCATACAAAAAAGTCTTCAGCTGCTGCAGTCGTTTGAGCCGTGCGGTGTTGCTGCAGAAGGCTGCAGGGATAGCATACGGGTACAGTTGCTGAGAAAAGGAAAGCATGCGGCAGAAAAGATTTTCACACAGTATGCAAAGGAAATCATACACAAGGACTATAAAGCGATTGCAGCCGCCTGTCATTTATCTCTTGAACAGGTGTATGCCTGTCTGAAGGAAATACAGGAATGCCAGCCATATCCATGCAGTTCCTATGGGGCAGAGTGTCCACCACCAGCTTTACCGGATTTTGAAATTCAGGCGCAGGATGGAGAAATAGAAATCATACCAAAGCAGCTGGGACATTTTCAGATTGAGGATGAGCTTCTGGTAATGAAGGAAGAAATGAAGGAGCTGCGGGAATATTTTGATGAAGCCTATTATTTTATAGACCATTTGCATAAACGAAACAGGACATTGCTTATGATGGTGAATGAGCTTGTGCATATACAGAGAAATCATTTTCTATACATGGATGAGCTGCAGCCTTGTACATTGATGGATATTGCAAAGAAAACAGGGTTTCATGAATCCACTGTATCACGGACACTGTCGAACAAGTATTATGTTTTCCAAAATGAAATTTATGCGGTTAAGGATTTGTTTGTATCAGCGACAAAGGAGGGAAGCAGTAAAGATTCCATACTGAAAGCAATACAAAAGCTTGTGGATACAGAGGATAAGCATTGCCCCTACCGTGATCAGGATCTTGTTGTCATGCTGGAAGAGCTTGATTTGTATGTTTCAAGAAGGGGAATCGCGAAGTATCGTTCTATTTTACATATTCCCGGATCAAAGGAAAGAAAACAAAAATAG
- a CDS encoding PRD domain-containing protein yields the protein MKEKILAIIRRNCEQHLFERNTAGEISEEVHVSRNEVAAALQNLTKQKKLIKIESRPLYFLDRVYMEQEYQTQIPESSYPSLELLLAYCKKEPQDFDKLIGHDGSLAELIRQCKATIAYPPDGLPLMLYGPTGSGKSLIARLAFEYARNKGLLADQGKFIAVNCSEYANNPELLTANLFGYVKGAFTGADQNKAGLIELANGGVLFLDEVHNLKAECQEKLFQFMDRAIYHRVGDNETWYTSRVRLILATTEPPEEVLLKTLQRRIPMTITVPGLKQRGVQEKVQLLYAMFKEEEQRLHKTILLSTKVYNILLSHDFTGNIGGLKSCVQSCCINSLFQDSDHKEMQIQLVSLPSHILNDITEKSSVYTTSTEYIRLQDLMSFIHTDKEIIRLNEELLKHFAAFEQHEIDEEAYIRKCCHAVWKYFDNTLLSESQAQQKDFYQSGIQHIFGIVSGQYKLAISNNDVLSVCSYLNAYTKDYHSFRNWSLKNREKTELFLSYMKTRFPREYSLASEIGNYLTSYLDIDILPMTIITFILYFKNLFKDEQHQKRTGVILAHGFSTASSIADAVNKSLGSYVFDAIDMPLNVDMGSILDQLNTYLKKLGGTQELFLLVDMGSLEEIYKGLHLNNVNIGIINNISTKAALEIGIGMLHNQTMEDIFKRVVSGNVTSYHIERNRQKKHAILCSCASGMGTAEKLKQTIEDSLPLQSEIAVLAYDYNELVEKGMNSTLFDSYHILCVIGTLNPNIEQLYFIPIEDLIINDTIDGFDQCLEDVMTKEQLICFKKNILKNFSLSNIMNSLTILNPNKLLEHIADAIDRLQTILSVQLANNTCFGLYVHMSCLIERLVMNKGIELYPDMLAFEENQTAFIAQVKTAFTDVEQFYGVQIPVAEIGYVYDYVKNDLNYIKFHS from the coding sequence GTGAAAGAGAAAATTCTCGCAATCATCAGAAGAAATTGTGAACAGCATTTGTTTGAACGTAATACGGCAGGGGAAATCAGTGAGGAGGTTCATGTGAGCCGAAATGAAGTTGCCGCAGCACTGCAAAATCTGACAAAACAGAAGAAGCTGATTAAAATTGAATCCAGACCACTGTATTTTTTAGACAGAGTGTATATGGAGCAGGAATACCAAACACAGATACCGGAAAGCAGCTATCCATCACTCGAGCTTCTTCTGGCATACTGCAAAAAGGAACCGCAGGATTTTGACAAGCTGATCGGTCATGACGGAAGTCTGGCTGAACTGATCCGCCAATGCAAGGCAACCATTGCGTATCCACCGGATGGACTTCCCCTGATGCTATATGGGCCGACAGGATCCGGTAAGAGTCTGATTGCAAGACTTGCATTTGAATATGCCAGAAACAAAGGATTACTGGCTGATCAGGGAAAATTCATTGCGGTAAACTGTAGTGAATATGCAAATAATCCGGAATTACTAACTGCCAATCTGTTTGGCTATGTCAAGGGTGCATTTACCGGTGCGGATCAGAACAAGGCAGGGCTCATTGAGCTGGCAAACGGCGGGGTCTTGTTTCTCGATGAAGTGCATAATCTCAAGGCGGAATGTCAGGAAAAGCTGTTTCAGTTCATGGATCGCGCCATCTATCACAGAGTAGGTGACAATGAAACCTGGTATACCTCAAGGGTTCGCCTGATCCTTGCGACAACCGAGCCGCCGGAAGAGGTATTACTGAAAACACTGCAGCGAAGAATCCCTATGACGATAACGGTTCCCGGCTTGAAGCAGCGGGGTGTACAGGAAAAGGTTCAGCTTTTATATGCAATGTTCAAGGAAGAAGAACAACGCCTGCATAAAACGATACTGCTTAGTACCAAGGTGTACAATATACTGCTTTCCCATGATTTTACAGGCAATATCGGCGGCTTAAAAAGCTGTGTGCAATCCTGCTGTATCAACTCCCTTTTTCAGGATAGCGATCATAAGGAAATGCAGATACAGCTCGTAAGCCTTCCTTCTCATATCCTCAATGATATCACTGAGAAAAGCTCTGTCTACACGACCTCTACAGAATATATACGTTTACAGGATCTTATGAGCTTTATTCATACAGACAAGGAAATCATACGGCTGAATGAGGAGCTGCTGAAGCACTTCGCTGCATTTGAACAGCATGAAATCGACGAGGAAGCCTATATCAGGAAATGCTGTCATGCTGTATGGAAATATTTTGATAACACGCTGCTTTCTGAATCACAGGCGCAGCAAAAAGATTTTTATCAAAGCGGCATACAGCATATCTTCGGGATCGTAAGCGGTCAGTATAAGCTGGCAATCAGCAATAACGATGTGTTATCTGTATGCAGCTATCTCAACGCATACACAAAGGACTATCACAGCTTTAGGAACTGGTCACTGAAGAACAGGGAGAAGACAGAATTGTTTCTCAGCTATATGAAAACACGATTCCCCAGAGAATACAGTCTTGCTTCAGAAATCGGAAATTATCTGACCTCCTATCTGGATATCGATATCCTGCCAATGACCATCATAACCTTTATCCTGTATTTCAAAAATCTGTTTAAGGATGAGCAGCACCAGAAACGCACCGGTGTCATACTGGCACATGGATTTTCCACAGCCAGCAGCATTGCGGATGCCGTTAATAAGTCCCTGGGAAGCTATGTATTCGATGCCATCGACATGCCGTTAAATGTGGATATGGGCTCCATACTGGATCAGCTGAATACCTATCTGAAAAAGCTGGGAGGTACGCAGGAGCTGTTTCTTCTCGTGGATATGGGAAGTCTGGAGGAAATATATAAGGGGCTTCATCTCAATAATGTTAACATTGGCATTATCAACAATATCAGCACAAAAGCAGCACTGGAAATCGGCATCGGCATGCTGCACAACCAGACGATGGAGGATATCTTTAAGCGTGTTGTGAGCGGTAATGTAACCAGCTATCATATTGAACGCAACAGACAGAAAAAACATGCAATTCTCTGTTCCTGTGCAAGTGGTATGGGTACAGCCGAAAAGCTGAAGCAGACAATCGAGGATTCTTTGCCGCTTCAAAGCGAAATCGCCGTCCTGGCATATGACTATAATGAATTGGTGGAAAAGGGAATGAACAGTACATTATTTGACAGCTACCATATCCTGTGCGTTATCGGAACACTGAATCCCAACATTGAACAGCTGTACTTTATACCGATTGAAGATTTGATTATCAATGATACGATCGACGGATTTGATCAATGTCTGGAAGATGTGATGACGAAGGAACAGCTGATCTGTTTTAAAAAGAACATCCTAAAAAACTTCTCCTTGTCCAATATCATGAACAGTCTCACCATATTGAATCCCAATAAGCTGCTGGAGCATATTGCAGATGCCATTGACAGATTGCAAACCATTCTTTCCGTACAGCTTGCCAACAATACCTGCTTTGGTTTATATGTACATATGAGCTGCCTGATTGAACGCCTGGTTATGAATAAGGGAATTGAGCTGTATCCGGATATGCTGGCGTTTGAAGAAAATCAAACAGCATTTATCGCACAGGTAAAAACCGCATTTACAGATGTGGAGCAATTTTACGGTGTTCAGATACCGGTCGCAGAAATCGGTTATGTATACGATTATGTAAAAAATGATTTGAATTATATAAAATTTCACTCATAA
- a CDS encoding PTS sugar transporter subunit IIA has product MYENERRISLRKITIASHGEFAKGLKHSIALIVGNLADDINTFCLYPSQSPMDFKEQMEEEIKKHPENEYVFLCDIKGGSVHTVCSQLCRYDNVKVFSGTNMNLVLDLLLSGTETIMNEQKEILLKHARDGITLMTRVDLVEKKDEEF; this is encoded by the coding sequence TTGTATGAAAATGAAAGGAGAATCAGCTTGAGAAAAATTACGATAGCTTCGCATGGTGAGTTTGCGAAGGGACTGAAGCATTCCATAGCTTTGATTGTTGGAAATCTCGCAGATGATATCAATACCTTCTGCCTGTATCCATCTCAAAGCCCAATGGATTTTAAGGAACAGATGGAGGAGGAGATCAAAAAGCATCCCGAAAACGAATATGTCTTTCTGTGTGATATCAAAGGAGGCAGTGTCCATACGGTATGTTCGCAGCTGTGCCGGTATGATAACGTCAAGGTATTCAGCGGCACGAATATGAATCTTGTTCTCGATCTGCTGTTATCCGGTACAGAAACAATTATGAATGAACAGAAGGAAATACTTTTAAAGCATGCAAGAGATGGAATAACACTTATGACCAGGGTTGATCTGGTCGAAAAAAAGGACGAGGAGTTCTAG
- a CDS encoding PTS mannose/fructose/sorbose transporter subunit IIB, which produces MIKCLRVDHRLLHGQVAFSWTTALGADCILIANDDVMNDAMRKTTIKLAKPSGVKLVIKTVADAIEALNSGVTDKYKLFIVVESIEDAYQIATNCPQVKAVNLGGTKAREGTRSISRAVNVNPDEEKRIQELLDAGMEVEIRMIPVDKSIDARTALREGGGIK; this is translated from the coding sequence ATGATTAAGTGTTTAAGAGTTGACCACAGATTATTACACGGCCAGGTGGCATTTTCCTGGACAACAGCATTGGGTGCTGATTGCATTCTGATCGCAAATGATGATGTGATGAACGATGCTATGCGGAAAACGACAATCAAGCTGGCAAAGCCAAGCGGTGTCAAGCTGGTAATCAAGACGGTCGCAGATGCAATCGAGGCTTTAAACAGCGGTGTTACAGATAAATACAAGCTGTTCATTGTGGTGGAGTCCATTGAAGATGCCTATCAGATCGCCACAAATTGCCCGCAGGTGAAGGCTGTCAATCTGGGTGGTACCAAAGCAAGAGAGGGTACACGCAGCATTTCCCGGGCAGTGAATGTGAACCCGGATGAAGAAAAGAGAATACAGGAATTACTGGATGCCGGTATGGAAGTGGAAATCCGTATGATACCGGTAGATAAATCCATAGATGCCCGTACAGCATTACGTGAAGGAGGAGGTATAAAATGA